The proteins below come from a single Petrotoga miotherma DSM 10691 genomic window:
- a CDS encoding carbohydrate ABC transporter permease — translation MVVRKRSFIKTFLFWFFIALVVIFVSYPFAYMVSVSFRYDSDAFDPGLIPENPTLSQYAQLLGLQESIRQQMSEEEQQLMGLLESLPEEQREQVLQNIQSSRRRESFPFLRWFGNSLLLAGLSALTSLIIGIFGAYSFSRVWYPGRTFVQRGVLLVYLVGGVILSVPLYDLFVRIGLTNSGGTSMFALYIIYIIQTLPVSMYMLGNYFRTIPESIEEAALIDGSTRIGTIMKIIIPLSMPAIITVFIYAFMIGWNEYLFASIFIRPYPGAYTLPVGLREIFFSEHAVWAKMMAASVLTAVPVIVLFMTVEKYLTAGLTAGGVKE, via the coding sequence ATGGTAGTAAGAAAAAGATCTTTTATAAAAACATTTTTATTTTGGTTTTTTATAGCTTTAGTTGTAATATTTGTTTCCTATCCTTTTGCATATATGGTTTCGGTTTCCTTTAGATATGATTCCGATGCATTCGATCCAGGATTGATTCCTGAGAATCCAACGTTGTCACAGTATGCTCAACTCTTAGGCCTTCAGGAGTCAATTAGACAACAAATGAGCGAAGAAGAACAACAACTCATGGGACTTTTAGAGTCTCTTCCGGAAGAACAAAGAGAGCAAGTCCTTCAAAATATACAATCATCAAGACGGCGTGAATCATTTCCTTTTTTAAGATGGTTTGGTAATAGTTTACTATTGGCGGGATTGAGTGCTTTAACGAGTTTAATAATAGGTATATTTGGTGCCTATTCTTTCAGTAGAGTTTGGTATCCGGGAAGAACTTTCGTTCAAAGAGGGGTATTGTTGGTATATCTAGTCGGTGGAGTGATACTATCGGTACCCTTGTATGATTTGTTCGTAAGAATAGGATTAACTAATTCAGGGGGAACCTCAATGTTTGCTTTGTATATTATATATATAATTCAGACGCTACCTGTTTCAATGTACATGCTTGGTAATTATTTCAGGACGATTCCTGAATCAATTGAAGAGGCAGCCTTAATTGATGGTAGTACAAGAATAGGTACTATTATGAAGATAATTATTCCTCTATCAATGCCTGCTATAATCACAGTCTTTATATACGCCTTTATGATAGGATGGAATGAGTATTTGTTTGCTTCTATCTTCATAAGGCCCTATCCTGGAGCTTATACGCTGCCCGTAGGTTTGAGAGAGATTTTCTTTTCTGAACATGCCGTATGGGCTAAAATGATGGCGGCCTCCGTATTGACAGCCGTTCCAGTCATTGTATTGTTTATGACCGTAGAAAAATATCTAACGGCAGGTTTAACTGCTGGTGGAGTCAAAGAATAA
- a CDS encoding carbohydrate ABC transporter permease yields MQRFRELSPLKKKEATFGWKLVSPAVILIGLFIMYPVLYNIYLSFFEVSLTPGVPNKFVGFQNYRELLTDPTFWNSFGITMLFVLITVVGSILVGLGVALLMNKEFPGRGIVRALILFPYVAPVISTVFAWQYVLMPLNGPLTILLSNLGIMDVTKDLVNDPNNAFLVVSFYSIWKNFPFIYLMILSRLQSISQDYYEAADIDGANGWQKFRHITLPELYYVIGSLVLLRGIWNFYKFEEVYLLSKEARTLPIYLYEKAFTGLPELGVAAAIATVLFVVMMVLISIYVRKVLKW; encoded by the coding sequence ATGCAACGATTTAGAGAGTTATCTCCTTTAAAGAAGAAAGAAGCAACTTTTGGGTGGAAGTTAGTATCACCTGCCGTTATTTTGATAGGTCTTTTTATTATGTATCCTGTTTTATACAATATTTACTTGAGTTTTTTTGAAGTATCCCTGACACCGGGAGTACCGAATAAGTTTGTTGGTTTTCAAAATTATAGAGAACTGTTAACCGATCCTACCTTTTGGAATTCCTTTGGTATAACTATGTTGTTTGTTTTGATTACTGTTGTTGGAAGTATTTTAGTTGGTTTAGGGGTTGCTTTGCTTATGAATAAAGAATTTCCCGGCAGAGGTATAGTAAGAGCCCTAATATTGTTCCCATACGTGGCCCCAGTTATTTCCACCGTTTTTGCATGGCAATATGTTTTAATGCCTTTAAATGGCCCTTTAACAATACTTTTAAGTAATTTAGGTATCATGGATGTGACAAAGGATCTTGTTAACGATCCAAATAACGCATTCTTAGTTGTTTCATTTTACAGCATTTGGAAGAATTTTCCCTTTATTTATTTAATGATTCTATCCAGATTACAATCGATATCTCAAGATTATTATGAAGCGGCTGATATTGATGGCGCCAATGGTTGGCAAAAATTCCGTCATATTACTTTACCAGAATTATACTATGTAATAGGTTCTTTAGTTCTCTTAAGAGGGATATGGAATTTCTACAAATTTGAAGAGGTATACCTATTGTCGAAAGAGGCGAGAACTCTGCCTATATATCTATATGAAAAAGCTTTTACGGGACTGCCGGAACTTGGAGTTGCAGCAGCGATTGCAACGGTCCTCTTTGTAGTTATGATGGTACTCATATCCATCTATGTGAGGAAGGTGTTAAAATGGTAG
- a CDS encoding ABC transporter substrate-binding protein, translating into MVKKLTVVILAVLVSAMVFTQTITFWHTQVETDRQQRIRALAQIFEAQTGITVNLVPIEENEILEQIPRAVQAGTLPDVVEGGISPILLLGSQGFMDTELNAKIIEDFGDVYEGVSRLMQAPDGGYYGVPFHAWVQGIWYKANLFEERDLGAPTSWYNILTAAKALNDPANGFYGLILPKKADAYTEQVFSQIALSNGARPIDKDGNILFNTPEMIESFRFYKELGKYSRPGFTAVPEALNGYLNNEAAMVFYSTYIMDDIAVEEVQKNRVEHFDPKLVENTGFANFMVNIRPSSFGEVVGLGILNTSDNKDAAEQWVKFLMSGSNYIYWLHMAPGGMNPTRSSIAQMDEFLDNPVLERYGKDQITTIISALDTVERFEFMEGEIIEEMSILSGNFVIGRAINRMFANDWTPQQTAQWAQEEAERLLSD; encoded by the coding sequence ATGGTGAAGAAACTTACAGTGGTTATTTTAGCAGTGCTTGTTAGTGCGATGGTGTTCACTCAAACGATTACGTTTTGGCACACTCAGGTAGAAACAGACAGGCAGCAAAGGATTAGAGCCTTAGCACAGATTTTTGAGGCACAAACGGGTATAACCGTTAATTTAGTACCTATTGAGGAAAATGAGATCCTAGAACAGATTCCAAGAGCAGTTCAGGCTGGAACCTTACCAGACGTTGTGGAAGGTGGCATTTCTCCTATACTGTTGTTGGGAAGCCAAGGTTTTATGGATACAGAACTGAATGCAAAGATCATCGAGGATTTTGGTGATGTTTATGAAGGCGTTTCAAGATTGATGCAGGCACCAGATGGAGGATATTATGGCGTACCTTTCCATGCTTGGGTTCAAGGGATTTGGTATAAGGCGAATTTGTTTGAAGAAAGAGACCTAGGAGCTCCAACGTCTTGGTATAATATACTTACAGCTGCTAAAGCGTTAAACGATCCTGCTAATGGTTTCTATGGTTTAATATTGCCTAAGAAAGCTGACGCTTATACGGAACAGGTCTTTTCTCAAATTGCTCTTTCAAATGGTGCAAGACCAATTGATAAAGATGGAAATATTCTTTTCAATACTCCCGAGATGATCGAATCATTTAGATTTTATAAAGAACTGGGAAAATATTCCAGGCCTGGTTTTACGGCTGTTCCCGAGGCATTAAATGGTTATTTGAATAATGAAGCCGCTATGGTATTTTATTCCACTTATATAATGGACGATATTGCGGTGGAAGAGGTTCAAAAAAATCGAGTAGAACACTTTGATCCTAAACTTGTTGAAAATACAGGGTTTGCAAATTTTATGGTTAACATAAGACCTTCTTCATTTGGAGAAGTTGTTGGATTGGGTATACTTAACACATCCGATAACAAAGATGCTGCAGAACAATGGGTAAAATTTCTCATGAGTGGTAGCAATTACATCTACTGGTTGCACATGGCACCTGGTGGAATGAATCCAACAAGAAGTTCTATAGCACAGATGGACGAATTTTTAGATAATCCTGTTTTAGAAAGATATGGGAAAGATCAAATAACTACGATTATTTCTGCATTAGATACTGTTGAAAGATTTGAGTTCATGGAAGGAGAAATCATTGAGGAAATGAGTATCCTATCTGGTAACTTTGTAATTGGTAGAGCAATCAATAGGATGTTTGCAAACGATTGGACACCACAACAAACCGCTCAATGGGCACAAGAAGAAGCCGAAAGATTATTAAGTGATTAA